One window of the Clupea harengus chromosome 20, Ch_v2.0.2, whole genome shotgun sequence genome contains the following:
- the zbtb49 gene encoding zinc finger and BTB domain-containing protein 49, whose protein sequence is MESLSSHSSYLLQQLQEQRIQGMLCDCMLVVKGVRFKAHKNVLAAFSSYFRSLFQNTTGQRNDVFHLVIQDVGGMGQVLDYMYTSHLELNQDNVQALLDIALYLQMPNILSMCNSFPKSCASTVDASTLSMPGVLGHEQGCMLGGNLPPEIDILPTETQRSLNCSTEDGKSKEDSHIQRNIPIDVVTNVPAAPIKQPLPGYKLRSFYSKQYFKESAIETCYSPSMPNQNHALVEVTNDTFDPTPACQGSAIPVGQDTSMPAPRGSSSVAPDPMYPPACKSPVSRPVRPKKALYLKKYNYLCSERTVVKMHISKSPFTDHCVNEGPQEEPEQSQLADSLDERVGPENVEDSELGPSQPVSMSPTLNAVETCSELNRGPPAGETGNKKDYCCEICRKTFKHPSNLELHKRSHTGEKPFQCNICGKHFSQSGNLQTHLRRHSGEKPYICELCGKSFAASGDVQRHIVIHTGQRPHLCDVCGRGFSNFSNLKEHKKTHSTDKEFICDQCGKSFNMHRKLQKHKIRHIGDRPHSCQTCGK, encoded by the exons ATGGAGAGCCTCTCGAGCCACAGCTCCTAcctcctccagcagctgcaggagcagCGGATCCAGGGCATGCTCTGTGACTGCATGCTTGTTGTTAAGGGTGTGCGCTTCAAAGCACATAAAAATGTTCTAGCTGCTTTCAGCTCATATTTCAG GTCTCTTTTCCAGAACACGACAGGTCAGAGAAACGATGTGTTCCATCTAGTCATTCAGGATGTTGGCGGAATGGGGCAGGTGTTGGACTACATGTATACCTCTCACCTGGAGTTGAATCAGGACAATGTTCAAGCCTTGCTAGATATCGCCCTGTATCTTCAGATGCCCAATATTCTGAGCATGTGCAACAGTTTCCCAAAGTCTTGTGCCTCCACTGTTGATGCCTCCACCCTCTCCATGCCTGGTGTCCTGGGGCATGAGCAGGGCTGCATGTTGGGTGGGAACCTGCCCCCTGAGATTGATATTCTGCCCACAGAAACCCAGAGATCTCTCAACTGTTCCACTGAGGACGGTAAGTCCAAAGAGGATTCACACATTCAGAGAAACATTCCTATCGACGTGGTCACCAACGTGCCCGCAGCACCAATCAAACAACCATTGCCTGGCTACAAGCTGCGTAGTTTCTACAGCAAGCAATATTTTAAAGAGAGTGCAATAGAGACATGCTACTCTCCAAGTATGCCCAATCAGAATCATGCTCTAGTGGAAGTCACCAATGACACCTTTGACCCTACCCCCGCGTGCCAGGGAAGTGCCATACCAGTGGGCCAGGATACCTCAATGCCAGCACCTCGAGGCTCCAGTTCAGTAGCACCTGATCCCATGTATCCTCCTGCTTGTAAGAGTCCTGTGTCCAGGCCAGTGCGTCCCAAGAAAGCATTGTACCTGAAAAAGTATAACTACCTCTGCTCTGAGAGAACTGTGGTGAAAATGCACATTTCAAAGAGTCCATTCACTGACCACTGTGTGAATGAGGGTCCGCAAGAAGAGCCAGAGCAAAGTCAGCTGGCGGACAGTTTGGATGAGCGGGTTGGGCCAGAGAACGTGGAAGACTCAGAGTTAGGCCCGAGTCAGCCAGTCTCCATGTCTCCAACACTCAATGCTGTGGAGACCTGCTCAGAATTAAACAGGGGCCCTCCAGCAGGAGAAACAGGAAATAAGAAGGATTACTGCTGTGAAATATGCaggaaaacatttaaacaccCCAGCAACCTGGAGCTCCACAAGCGCTCACATACTG GTGAGAAGCCATTCCAGTGTAACATTTGTGGGAAACATTTTTCACAG TCAGGTAATTTGCAGACACACTTACGCCGGCATTCAGGAGAAAAACCTTACATATGTGAACTCTGTGGGAAAAG CTTTGCTGCCTCAGGGGATGTGCAGCGTCACATTGTCATCCACACAGGACAAAGGCCTCATCTGTGTGACGTTTGTGGACGAG GGTTCAGTAACTTCAGTAACTTGAAAGaacataaaaagacacactcaACTGATAAAGAATTTATTTGTGACCAGTGTGGCAAGTCTTTCAACATGCACAGAAAGTTGCAAAAGCATAAAATCCGTCACATCGGAGACAGACCTCACAGCTGCCAAACCTGTGGTAAGTAA